CTGTCCTCACAGGCTTTGGCGAAGGGCTTAATATCTGTGACATTAGGTGAAAGTTTCACCAGCAAAGGCTTGTTACTGATGGCTTTTCTGCATTCGCTCACCACCTTTGCCGTCATGGACGGATCAGAACCGAAGGCTATTCCGCCTTCCTTTACATTGGGGCATGAGATATTCATTTCAAGCATATCAACATCAGCGTTATCAAGAACTTCTGCCACCTGAACATATTCCTCTATGGTTTTGCCCCAGAAGTTTACTATCACTCTTGTGTCATACTTTCTTAAAAGCGGCAGTTTCTCCTTGAGAAATTTGTGAACACCGACATTCTGCAAGCCGATTGCGTTCAGCATGCCGGAGGTGGTTTCCATGATTCGGGGCATAGGGTTGCCCTTAACTTCGTTGTATGAAATCCCCTTAACCGAGATTCCGCCGAGTTTTGATATATCTATGAAGCGCGCGTACTCCAGCCCGTAGCCGAAGGTTCCGCTTGCCGTGATAACGGGGTTTTTGAATTCCACCCCGCAGATGTTTACTTTCAGTACGGACATTTCAACCTACCTGCAAACCGATTCCCAAACGACCTTTGAGCCGTCAAACACGGGGCCTTCCACACAGCATCTTTTCTGCACTGTTTCCTCCCCTTCCCTCACATAGATGATACAGCCGAGACAGGCGCCCATTCCGCACGCCATGCGTTCATCCAGAGAGACATCCACCGGAACGCCGCCTTTGACACATATTCCGCTGACCGCCTCAAGCATACGTTTGGGGCCGCACGCATATACACGGTCGAACCCTTTTACATCCTGCCCGAAAGGCACAGTCACAAGGGCTTTATCCCCCACGCTGCCGTCATCAGTGGTGATAACGAGCTTGTCTATATGCGGGCGGAACTCGTCAGCCAGAATTATATCCTCCTGATTCCGTCCGCCGAAATACAGAGTAACGCTGCATCCGTCATCCTTCAGAAGCTTCGCTATCCAGAGCAGAGGGGCAATGCCCACTCCGCCCGCAACGAGAGCCACTTTTTGGTTCTTAACCGACTTAAAGCCGTTTCCGAGACTGGATGAAAATTCTATCACTGATCCGGCGGGGCTTTCCGTCATGAGACGTGTTCCCTTCCCCACAAGCATGTAAAGCAGGCGGAAGGTATTTCCGCGGACATCCACCAGACCAAACGGCCGCCTGAGAAGCGGATCAGCCAGATAGTCCTGCAAACCTGTTTTCACCATGACGAACTGACCGGGCTTGGCTGTCTGCACAAACTCAGGCGATTCGATTTCCATAAGGCGGTATTTATCATTAAGTCTTTCGTTTTTAAGGATAATTCCCTTCATATTATTTCCCGAAATATTGCTGAATCGGTTTAACTGTCATGCCCTTGTGGATTTTGGATTCAATGGCGGTAACAACAGCCTGAACAGCTTCAAGGGTTGTGGCGTAAGGCACGCTGTAGCTGAGGATCGCCCTGCGGATAGATTCCGAGTCCAGCCTTGAGCGTCTGCCCGCGGGAATGTTCAGGCAGAAGCTGATCTCCCTGTTTTTCACCGCGTCCACAATGTTCGGTCTGCCTTCGCTGACCTTTTTGATGCGCTCAACATCTATGCCGTGACCGGCGAGGAAGTCGTATGTGCCCGCAGTGGAAACAACAGTGAAGCCCAGTTCCACAAATTTCCTGGCGACAGGGAGCACACCGTCCTTGCAGGCATCCTTAACGCTGATGAATACCTTGCCTTTTTCAGGCAGCTTATTGCCAGCAGCGAGCTGAGACTTGTAGAATGCCATGCCGAAGTCGGTATCTATGCCCATAACCTCGCCTGTGGACTTCATTTCGGGTCCGAGGACAAGGTCAGTTCCGGGGAACTTGACGAAGGGGAATACAGCTTCCTTAACCGTATAGTATTCGGGATAAATCTCTTCCGTGAAGCCGAGTTCTTTCAGTTTTATACCCACCATCACCTTGCTTGCGATTTTCGCAAGAGGGCGGCCGATGGTTTTGCTCACATAAGGTACGGTTCTGGATGCTCTGGGGTTAACCTCAAGAATGAAAAGCTCATCGCCTTTGATTGCCCACTGAACATTCATCAGACCTATTACATTAAGTTCTCTGGATAACTTCTTGGTTTCGCTGATTATTTTAGCCTGCATCTCCTTAGAGATAGTGCGCGCCGGAATGGAGCATGCGGAGTCGCCGGAGTGGATTCCCGCTTCTTCGATATGCTGCATTATTCCGCCGATGACAACCATATCGCCGTCACTCACGGAGTCCACATCCACCTCAATGGCGTTTTCAAGGAACTTGTCAATGAGCACAGGGTGGTCGTCACTGGCTTCTACGGCGTATTTCATATAGTTTACAAGGGCTTCACGTTCATAAACGATCTCCATCGCCCGTCCGCCGAGTACATAAGAAGGACGCACAACCACCGGATAGCCTATTTTATCGGCTATTTCAAAGGCTTGCTGGTCATTCTTGGCTATGCCGTTGGGCGGCTGTTTGATATGCAGCCTTTCTATGAGGTCTTTGAACCTCTCTCTGTCTTCTGCTATGTCAATGCTGTCAGGGGACGTACCGAGGATCGGTACACCTGCTTTTTCAAGAGGTACAGCAAGCTTGAGGGGTGTCTGCCCGCCGAACTGAACAATCACTCCGATCGGTTTTTCCTTCTCAACAATGTTGAGCACGTGCTCTTTCGTGAGCGGCTCAAAGTAGAGCCTGTCCGAGGTGTCATAGTCGGTACTGACCGTTTCCGGGTTGCAGTTGACCATGATTGTCTCGTAACCGGCCTCTTCCAGAGCGAATGAGGCGTGAACGCAGCAGTAGTCAAACTCTATACCCTGCCCTATCCTGTTGGGCCCTCCGCCGAGGATGATAACCTTCTTCCTGTCAGTGGGTTCCGCCTCACACTCATCCTCAAAGGTTGAGTAAAGATAAGGTGTGTTGGACTCGAACTCTGCGGCGCAGGTATCGACCCTTTTATAAACTGCCTTGCGGCGTGAGTTTCTTACTTCGTCTTCGTTTGTTTTAAGGAGTTTGGCAAGCCTCTTGTCAGAGAAGCCGAGCCTTTTCGCACTTTCCATCATATCAGCGTTTACAGCCTTAAGTGAACCCTTAGCCCTGAGTTCCGCCTCGAACTCTATGATCTCCTTGATATTGTCAAGGAACCACGGGTCTATCGCACTGATTTCATGTATCTCTTCCGTTGTGTAGCCCGCCCTGAAAGCATCACCTATGTACCACATACGTTTGTCTGTGGGGCGGCGGAGATATTTCTCTATCTCCTCCCTTACGGATTCCCTGCCGAGCTCTTCCGCGGGGAAAACTTCGTCAAAGCCTGTTTTGCCTGTTTCAAGGGAGTTGATGGCCTTCTGGAGGGATTCCTTAAAGGTTCTGCCTATGGACATAACTTCGCCCACGGATTTCATCTGGGTTGTCAGCCTGTCATCCGCGCCGGGAAATTTCTCAAAGGTGAATCTGGGGAATTTCACCACACAGTAATCTATTGTGGGCTCGAATGATGCCGGGGTCTTTTTGGTGATGTCGTTGGGTATCTCATCCAGAGTGTAACCGACGGCAAGCTTGGCGGCAATTTTGGCTATGGGGAAACCTGTTGCCTTGGATGCCAGAGCGGAGCTTCTGGAAACTCTGGGGTTCATCTCGATGATTATCTGGCGGCCGTTGGCAGGGTTCACCGCAAACTGAACGTTTGAGCCGCCCGTGTCCACGCCTATCTCACGCATAACCTTGATTGAGGCGTTGCGGAGTTCCTGATATTCCTTGTCTGTAAGTGTCTGTGCGGGTGCAACAGTGATGCTGTCCCCTGTGTGAACACCCATGGGGTCAAAGTTTTCTATGGAGCAGATAATAACCACATTGTCGTTCAGGTCGCGCATTACTTCAAGCTCGTATTCCTTCCAGCCGAGGGCGGATTCCTCCACGAGGATTTCATGCACTGGCGAGGCCTCAAGCCCCCACTCAACATAGCTTTTGTATTCCTCTATGTTATAGGCAACGTTTCCGCCTGTTCCGCCCAGAGTGAACGAAGGGCGTATGATGGCGGGAAAGCCTATGCTGTCTATACAGTCCATAGCCTGCTGATATGTGCGGACTATTTCGCTTTTCGGCATATCAAGGCCTATTTTCGCCATAGCCTCTTTGAAAAGCTCGCGGTCTTCCGCTTTTCTGATAGCCTGAACATTCGCGCCTATGAGCTCAACCTTGTGTTTTTCAAGCACACCTGCATCGTAGGCGGCCAAAGCAAGGTTGAGGGCTGTCTGCCCGCCGACGGTGGGAAGAATGGCATCGGGTTTTTCCACGTCCAGAATTTTGTCCAGAATCTCAACTGTGAGAGGCTCTATGTATGTGGCATCGGCTATTTCGGGATCTGTCATGATCGTAGCGGGGTTGGAGTTTATGAGGACAACTCTGTATCCTTCCTCCTTAAGGGCTTTTACAGCCTGTGTTCCCGAATAGTCAAACTCGCAGGCCTGGCCGATAACAATGGGGCCTGAACCTATAACCAGAATGGTTTTGATGTCGTTTCTTCTTGGCAACTCATCCTCCGAAATATATGGGCAAAATTGGAGTTTTATATCAGAATTATTTCCCTTTTACAACACTTGATGGCGAAAAAAAATTATACAAAAAAAAGCCCCTGAAATACAGGGGCTTTTTAAGCTTAATCTCTATTTTTGGCTGCACAGCAGGTACAGGCACGCAATCTTTAAAGGATCGGTCAGCACATGGTTCTTGCCGTTCAGATCCTCTTTAACTATGGAGGAGAGCTGCTGGATTGAAACTCCCGCAAGTTCCGCCACCTGAGAGGAGCTTATATTTTTGCCGCGCACATCGTCAAGGAGAGACTTAAGCGTGGTTGTTTTGATGTAAAATTTAATATCGTCAAAAGTTGTTATGCTTTTTCTATCCAGTTTGCGGCTGCTGGCGAAAACCCACGGTGTATAGATGTAAGTCAGGCCGAGGGCAGCGGCATGCTTGCAGAAAACCTCCTTGGAGTTGGAACATTCGCATGAAAACTTTATGGGGTCTGAATCGATTTGGAGAGTGGTTATGTAAGCACCGTGGTTACCCTTGATTGTTCCCTTCAGAAGAGAACCCTCAACAGAGCAGTCGATAAATTTACCGACATAGTTTTCCGCCCTCTGCAAATTCAGAGGAGTGGAAATGTTTCTAAGCTGTTCTTCACTAAGCTTTGGCATCTGCATCGGCGACCTCCTTAATTTATGATAAAAATTTTCCCGTCCATGGAAAATTTTTATACACGCTCGCGGTTTGCAAAGCAAACCTTCGCTGCGCACGGCGCATTTCCTTCCATGGAAATGCTAGGGGTTAATGAATAGCATCCCTCACGGGGAAACTTCTGTACACGCTCGCGGGCAGATAAACCGCCCTGTTAAACCGTCATGCTGAACGAAGTGAAGCATCTCAATTTCACGCAGAGATTCTCCGCCCTGCTCAAGCCTGCCCTTTTGACTGTCTGACCGTCTAACCGATGTTAAGGAAGTCAATCCCTTCCTTCCATCTGGTTTTAAGGGCTTCCAGAACAGTTTTATTAACCGGTTTTGCCAGTTCGGGATCTTCTGCGAGAAGCTCTTCCGCTTCCGCTCTTGCCCTATGTAATATTTTGACATCTTTTACGATATTTGAAAACCTAAACTGCGGTAAACCTGATTGTCTTGTACCGAAAAAATCTCCGGGGCCCCTCAGCTCCAGATCAATTTCGCTGAGCTTAAAGCCGTCAGCATGCTGTTCCATGGCTTTAATGCGGGCTTTTCCGTCCTCGCTTATCTGTTTGGAGTACACCAGCACACAGTATGACTGCTCCGCACCTCTGCCCACTCTTCCCCTTAGCTGATGAAGCTGAGAAAGTCCGAACCTTTCTGCGTTTTCTATTACCATCACAGTGGCATCCGGCACATCCACCCCGACCTCAATAACCGTTGTGGAAACAAGAACTTTCAGCCGTCCGTGCTTAAAGGCGTTCATCATTTCACGCTTTTCGTCCGCCTTCATCCGTCCGTGAAGCAGCCCTGTCACATCCTCTCCGAAATAATGAGCAATCTCCTCATATCCTTCGGTTGCCGCTTTCAGGGCGAGTTTATCGCTGGTATCTATCAGCGGGTATATAAAATAGGCCTTATGCCCCTTATCCAGTTCCTTCTTCACCGAATCAAATATCCTGTGACGGGAGCTTTCGGGAAATGCCTTGGTAATAATCGGTTTTCTGCCGGGCGGCATAGCGTCAATCACGCTTATGTCAAGATCGCCGTAAAATGTCAGTGATAATGTTCTGGGGATCGGTGTTGCCGTCATAAGCAGAATATCAGGTGTATACCCTTTTTCCACCAATGTCTTGCGCTGTAAAACGCCGAAGCGGTGCTGTTCGTCTATCACCACAAAGCCGAGAGCGGCAAACTCAGTGTCCTCCTGAATAAGGGTGTGTGTACCCACCACAAAATTAATATGCCCTTCCCTTACAAGCTCTTTGGACGCTTTTTTATCCTTATCCGCCGTGGAGCCTGTGAGCAGAGCAGCCGTATATTTTGTTCCGTCCAGAAAATTCAGCAGGCTGCGGAAGTGCTGCTCTGCCAAAACCTCCGTGGGTGCGATTATTGCCGCCTGACATCCGTTTTTCACAGCAACCATGGCAGCAGTGAAGCAAACTATGGTTTTTCCGCTTCCCACATCCCCCTGCACCAGCCTGTTCATCTGCTTCGGACGCTTCATATCATTAAAAATATCCGCCAGAACCCTCTTCTGGGCGGAGGTGAGCCTGAAGGGCATCATCCCTGCTATCTCTTCCAGAAACTCAGGCTTCACATCAAACGCAATGCCTGAAACCTCCTGATATGTCTTCTTTTTCATCAAAAGCCCAAGCTGGAGATAAAAAAGCTCCTCAAACACAAAACGCTCATATGCGGGATGGCTGCGGGTCTGGAGTTTTCCGAGCTGGCTTATATCGTCAGGGTAATGAAGTGTCTTCACTGCGGAGCGTACATCAGGGTATGAATATTTATCCGCCAGACGAAGCGGCAGAGTATCGGGCATGTATTCCAGATAGTCATGCACAGCACGGAATACGGCGGATGCGTAAGTCTTATGGCTGACCGCTGTGGGCAAGCTGTAGACTGCCCGGATTTTACCTATGT
Above is a genomic segment from Geovibrio ferrireducens containing:
- a CDS encoding dihydroorotate dehydrogenase; the encoded protein is MSVLKVNICGVEFKNPVITASGTFGYGLEYARFIDISKLGGISVKGISYNEVKGNPMPRIMETTSGMLNAIGLQNVGVHKFLKEKLPLLRKYDTRVIVNFWGKTIEEYVQVAEVLDNADVDMLEMNISCPNVKEGGIAFGSDPSMTAKVVSECRKAISNKPLLVKLSPNVTDIKPFAKACEDSGADGISAINTLLGMAVNIHTRKPYISNVTGGLSGPAIKPVAVRMVHEVSKVVKIPIIGMGGIIRWEDAAEFFLVGASAVQVGTANFVDPELTLKIVDGLEKYAESQGLSNISELTGKVDLSK
- a CDS encoding dihydroorotate dehydrogenase electron transfer subunit — translated: MKGIILKNERLNDKYRLMEIESPEFVQTAKPGQFVMVKTGLQDYLADPLLRRPFGLVDVRGNTFRLLYMLVGKGTRLMTESPAGSVIEFSSSLGNGFKSVKNQKVALVAGGVGIAPLLWIAKLLKDDGCSVTLYFGGRNQEDIILADEFRPHIDKLVITTDDGSVGDKALVTVPFGQDVKGFDRVYACGPKRMLEAVSGICVKGGVPVDVSLDERMACGMGACLGCIIYVREGEETVQKRCCVEGPVFDGSKVVWESVCR
- the carB gene encoding carbamoyl-phosphate synthase large subunit, with the protein product MPRRNDIKTILVIGSGPIVIGQACEFDYSGTQAVKALKEEGYRVVLINSNPATIMTDPEIADATYIEPLTVEILDKILDVEKPDAILPTVGGQTALNLALAAYDAGVLEKHKVELIGANVQAIRKAEDRELFKEAMAKIGLDMPKSEIVRTYQQAMDCIDSIGFPAIIRPSFTLGGTGGNVAYNIEEYKSYVEWGLEASPVHEILVEESALGWKEYELEVMRDLNDNVVIICSIENFDPMGVHTGDSITVAPAQTLTDKEYQELRNASIKVMREIGVDTGGSNVQFAVNPANGRQIIIEMNPRVSRSSALASKATGFPIAKIAAKLAVGYTLDEIPNDITKKTPASFEPTIDYCVVKFPRFTFEKFPGADDRLTTQMKSVGEVMSIGRTFKESLQKAINSLETGKTGFDEVFPAEELGRESVREEIEKYLRRPTDKRMWYIGDAFRAGYTTEEIHEISAIDPWFLDNIKEIIEFEAELRAKGSLKAVNADMMESAKRLGFSDKRLAKLLKTNEDEVRNSRRKAVYKRVDTCAAEFESNTPYLYSTFEDECEAEPTDRKKVIILGGGPNRIGQGIEFDYCCVHASFALEEAGYETIMVNCNPETVSTDYDTSDRLYFEPLTKEHVLNIVEKEKPIGVIVQFGGQTPLKLAVPLEKAGVPILGTSPDSIDIAEDRERFKDLIERLHIKQPPNGIAKNDQQAFEIADKIGYPVVVRPSYVLGGRAMEIVYEREALVNYMKYAVEASDDHPVLIDKFLENAIEVDVDSVSDGDMVVIGGIMQHIEEAGIHSGDSACSIPARTISKEMQAKIISETKKLSRELNVIGLMNVQWAIKGDELFILEVNPRASRTVPYVSKTIGRPLAKIASKVMVGIKLKELGFTEEIYPEYYTVKEAVFPFVKFPGTDLVLGPEMKSTGEVMGIDTDFGMAFYKSQLAAGNKLPEKGKVFISVKDACKDGVLPVARKFVELGFTVVSTAGTYDFLAGHGIDVERIKKVSEGRPNIVDAVKNREISFCLNIPAGRRSRLDSESIRRAILSYSVPYATTLEAVQAVVTAIESKIHKGMTVKPIQQYFGK
- a CDS encoding SWIM zinc finger family protein, with translation MPKLSEEQLRNISTPLNLQRAENYVGKFIDCSVEGSLLKGTIKGNHGAYITTLQIDSDPIKFSCECSNSKEVFCKHAAALGLTYIYTPWVFASSRKLDRKSITTFDDIKFYIKTTTLKSLLDDVRGKNISSSQVAELAGVSIQQLSSIVKEDLNGKNHVLTDPLKIACLYLLCSQK
- the recG gene encoding ATP-dependent DNA helicase RecG, translating into MELGNLRKLLNSIGKNRSDFIKNPASYLLSVSEYTAKLNPTLSAMAARTAEKEKPSLTELDAVVHELAMFIASASGSTKAAALLHTSVATVKGIGGKTAEALEKAGIVNMEDVLLHFPFRYEAIGYEGGEKGVLTGVLETHGPTFTRGKKRIYKAVFRSDSGFFSALWFNFSKSYPASGLTIGSRYHLYGNIGRMDGSYSIVHPEMISEADIGKIRAVYSLPTAVSHKTYASAVFRAVHDYLEYMPDTLPLRLADKYSYPDVRSAVKTLHYPDDISQLGKLQTRSHPAYERFVFEELFYLQLGLLMKKKTYQEVSGIAFDVKPEFLEEIAGMMPFRLTSAQKRVLADIFNDMKRPKQMNRLVQGDVGSGKTIVCFTAAMVAVKNGCQAAIIAPTEVLAEQHFRSLLNFLDGTKYTAALLTGSTADKDKKASKELVREGHINFVVGTHTLIQEDTEFAALGFVVIDEQHRFGVLQRKTLVEKGYTPDILLMTATPIPRTLSLTFYGDLDISVIDAMPPGRKPIITKAFPESSRHRIFDSVKKELDKGHKAYFIYPLIDTSDKLALKAATEGYEEIAHYFGEDVTGLLHGRMKADEKREMMNAFKHGRLKVLVSTTVIEVGVDVPDATVMVIENAERFGLSQLHQLRGRVGRGAEQSYCVLVYSKQISEDGKARIKAMEQHADGFKLSEIDLELRGPGDFFGTRQSGLPQFRFSNIVKDVKILHRARAEAEELLAEDPELAKPVNKTVLEALKTRWKEGIDFLNIG